A single window of Gimesia chilikensis DNA harbors:
- a CDS encoding DUF1328 domain-containing protein, whose amino-acid sequence MLSWALMFLIIALIAGLFGFGLVGGMAYGAAKICFFIFLILAIFSLLTGRRVPTD is encoded by the coding sequence ATGTTAAGTTGGGCATTGATGTTTCTGATTATTGCACTGATTGCGGGACTGTTTGGGTTTGGACTGGTTGGCGGCATGGCCTATGGTGCAGCTAAAATCTGCTTCTTCATCTTCCTCATACTGGCGATTTTCAGTCTTTTGACCGGTCGACGGGTTCCGACTGATTAA
- a CDS encoding sigma-54-dependent transcriptional regulator translates to MPEALVVDDDRTIREMVRSSLSKINVDIIQAGTAQEALEAIKTGSPEVVLLDIMLPVVSGLDVFREIRELDRRLPVLFITSSSESNVAIEAMQLGAFDYLAKPLDLPKLNDLVSKAIENRRLMNIPVALPVGGKKRSSGDQFVGRSPQMLEVFKSIGRVASENVNVLIRGESGTGKELVARAIYQHSPRSEECFMAVNCAALTETLLESELFGYEKGAFTGADRQRIGKFEQCNGGTIFLDEVGDMSQLTQGKVLRLLQEQKFERVGGNKTIETDVRIIAATNRNLEQMVKEGTFREDLFYRLNGMTISLPPLRERGNDIALLVEHYLNEACYEMGRNEIEGISSEALDQLLQYRWPGNVRELQSVVRQSLLNSTSPVIVPSSLPDDVSSQFKSTPEVFQSEDPLDEDPALPLSDLQLFVDQRLAAQTKDLYSETLETMERYLLTRVLNETGGNQTRAAEILGITRGKIRDRIAQFGISLEKTVSIDENGS, encoded by the coding sequence ATGCCAGAAGCACTAGTGGTTGATGATGATCGTACAATCCGAGAGATGGTACGAAGTTCTCTGAGTAAAATTAACGTTGATATCATCCAGGCAGGTACTGCTCAGGAAGCACTTGAGGCAATCAAGACTGGTTCACCAGAGGTGGTTTTGCTCGATATCATGCTGCCGGTCGTGTCCGGACTGGATGTGTTTCGAGAAATTCGTGAGTTGGATCGCAGGCTGCCTGTACTCTTTATTACCTCTTCCAGTGAAAGCAATGTGGCAATTGAAGCAATGCAGTTGGGGGCATTTGACTATCTGGCTAAACCGTTGGATCTCCCCAAGCTGAACGATCTGGTTTCGAAAGCTATCGAAAACAGGCGCTTGATGAATATTCCCGTGGCCCTGCCGGTGGGGGGAAAGAAGCGGAGTAGCGGAGATCAGTTTGTTGGTCGCAGTCCACAGATGCTGGAAGTCTTTAAATCCATCGGACGTGTCGCCTCGGAAAATGTTAATGTACTGATTCGTGGTGAAAGTGGTACCGGGAAAGAGCTCGTCGCCAGAGCCATATACCAGCATAGCCCTCGTTCTGAGGAATGCTTTATGGCGGTAAACTGCGCAGCCCTGACGGAAACTCTGCTGGAAAGCGAACTTTTTGGCTATGAAAAAGGAGCTTTTACAGGCGCTGATCGACAGCGAATCGGTAAATTTGAGCAATGCAATGGCGGTACAATCTTTCTGGATGAAGTGGGGGATATGTCACAGCTCACCCAGGGGAAAGTACTGCGGCTGTTACAGGAACAGAAGTTCGAACGCGTCGGTGGCAATAAGACGATTGAAACAGACGTACGTATTATTGCTGCAACTAATCGAAACCTTGAACAGATGGTGAAAGAAGGCACGTTTCGAGAAGACCTCTTTTATCGTCTGAATGGAATGACGATCTCGCTACCTCCCCTCCGGGAACGAGGAAACGATATCGCATTACTGGTTGAACACTATTTAAACGAAGCGTGTTATGAGATGGGGCGTAACGAGATCGAGGGGATTTCCTCTGAAGCCCTGGATCAGTTGTTACAATACCGCTGGCCAGGGAATGTGCGTGAATTGCAGAGCGTAGTCCGGCAATCTCTCTTGAACAGCACCAGTCCGGTAATCGTTCCCTCTTCTCTTCCTGATGACGTTTCCAGTCAATTTAAATCAACTCCCGAAGTCTTCCAATCAGAGGATCCCCTGGACGAAGACCCGGCATTGCCGCTCTCAGATCTTCAACTGTTTGTCGACCAGAGGCTTGCAGCACAAACTAAAGACTTGTACAGCGAGACTCTGGAGACGATGGAGCGTTATCTCTTAACCCGAGTTCTGAATGAAACGGGGGGAAATCAGACCCGCGCTGCGGAGATCCTGGGGATCACGCGAGGCAAAATTCGTGATCGTATTGCGCAATTTGGAATTTCCCTCGAGAAGACAGTCAGCATTGATGAGAATGGAAGTTAA
- a CDS encoding ANTAR domain-containing response regulator, whose amino-acid sequence MIMESLKILIAHSNQKTLSIINNAVSTLGHKVVDAVETGEALVKCSESHRPDLVISGVKMPDLDGIRALTLIGSETPVPGIIVTPKSDLELVETAALDHIMAWLVEPIRTVDLAPAILLVHRRAQEFAELCKENHDLRTALVDRKTIEQAKGILMKSAGLDEGEAFKRLQKMASRKRIRLIEMAQAVIHAEDAIDLK is encoded by the coding sequence ATGATCATGGAATCTCTTAAGATTCTCATTGCACACAGTAATCAAAAAACTCTGTCAATTATCAATAACGCGGTTTCAACGCTCGGTCATAAGGTAGTCGATGCTGTTGAAACAGGCGAGGCACTGGTAAAGTGTAGTGAGTCTCACCGTCCCGATCTGGTGATAAGCGGGGTCAAGATGCCGGATCTGGATGGGATCCGTGCATTGACACTCATAGGCTCAGAAACTCCGGTCCCCGGAATCATCGTAACTCCCAAAAGTGATCTGGAACTGGTAGAGACTGCGGCACTGGATCATATCATGGCCTGGCTGGTGGAACCAATTCGGACAGTTGATCTGGCACCAGCTATTCTGCTGGTTCATCGCCGCGCTCAGGAATTTGCGGAACTTTGTAAAGAAAATCATGATTTACGTACGGCCCTGGTAGATCGGAAAACTATCGAACAAGCTAAGGGAATTCTGATGAAATCTGCAGGTCTGGATGAAGGGGAAGCCTTCAAAAGGTTGCAGAAAATGGCATCGCGTAAACGAATTCGCTTGATTGAAATGGCGCAGGCTGTCATCCACGCAGAAGATGCCATTGATCTTAAGTAA
- a CDS encoding DUF2254 domain-containing protein, with product MRARLANLWDSFRSSFWFVPSIMSLFAIALAMGTCQLDELIASSNRELSWFSTTAEAARSTLSSVAGATIALAGVVFSITVLTLSIASSQFGSRLVRNVMSDSIADLVIGQYVGTSLYCMLVLQTVREGKNGTDVFTPQLGTAVGLILGLICMGMLILFIHHVATAMQAPTIITAVARDLDLAVDRLFPERIGERPDEEESRLSIEDLRAELSDNNITVASQAEGYIEGIDGESLVSLACEAEGVVELLCKPGDFVTREKLLARIWLPRDTEKTEDMTTSYTNSVNRVIIVGPRRTPRQDVGYAARELVEIALRALSPGINDPFTAMSCVDRLGGALGRLVERSVPLRIRRDGESIARVLITEADGFPDVLIQSFGQIREYGASSTAVSLTIVKALTEIANHASRPDDIHAIRGEAEALQTAYVDQHIVKQDLETFRSKYRQLSEILDQDKQS from the coding sequence ATGAGAGCACGTCTGGCAAATTTATGGGATTCCTTTCGCAGCAGTTTCTGGTTTGTCCCTTCAATTATGTCATTATTCGCAATTGCACTTGCAATGGGGACATGTCAGTTGGATGAGTTGATCGCCAGCTCCAACAGAGAACTGAGTTGGTTTTCAACCACAGCAGAAGCAGCTCGGTCTACTCTTTCCTCAGTGGCAGGTGCCACGATTGCACTGGCCGGCGTTGTCTTTTCTATCACGGTTTTAACTCTGTCGATTGCTTCCTCACAGTTCGGTTCAAGACTCGTGCGTAACGTCATGAGTGACAGCATTGCAGACCTTGTCATCGGTCAGTATGTGGGAACGAGCCTGTACTGCATGCTTGTGCTTCAGACCGTTCGCGAAGGTAAAAATGGTACGGATGTATTCACTCCACAGCTGGGTACGGCAGTTGGATTAATTCTGGGATTAATCTGTATGGGGATGTTAATCCTGTTTATCCACCATGTCGCAACAGCCATGCAGGCCCCCACAATCATCACAGCGGTGGCACGCGACCTGGATCTGGCTGTAGATCGACTGTTTCCGGAACGGATCGGTGAACGTCCCGATGAAGAAGAGTCCAGACTCAGTATTGAGGACCTTCGTGCAGAGTTAAGCGATAACAACATTACCGTCGCTTCTCAAGCAGAAGGTTATATCGAGGGAATTGATGGCGAAAGCCTGGTTTCCCTGGCATGTGAAGCTGAAGGCGTCGTTGAGCTTCTATGCAAACCGGGGGACTTCGTGACTCGGGAAAAGCTGCTGGCCCGGATCTGGTTGCCAAGAGATACAGAAAAGACGGAGGACATGACCACATCGTATACCAATTCGGTGAACCGCGTCATTATTGTCGGCCCTCGGCGAACCCCACGCCAGGATGTGGGATATGCTGCTCGCGAACTGGTTGAGATAGCACTGCGAGCCCTGTCACCAGGCATTAATGATCCTTTCACAGCGATGAGCTGTGTCGACAGACTCGGAGGGGCATTGGGGCGCCTGGTTGAACGATCGGTACCGCTGCGGATACGTCGCGACGGTGAATCAATCGCGAGGGTTCTGATCACTGAGGCAGATGGTTTTCCCGATGTATTGATTCAGTCATTTGGACAGATTCGTGAATATGGTGCCAGTAGCACTGCCGTCTCTCTGACCATTGTGAAAGCACTGACTGAAATCGCCAATCATGCCAGTCGTCCTGACGATATTCATGCCATCCGTGGTGAAGCTGAAGCGCTCCAGACTGCGTACGTCGACCAGCATATTGTGAAACAAGATCTTGAAACCTTCCGTTCAAAGTATCGGCAGTTATCAGAAATCCTGGATCAGGACAAGCAGTCATGA
- a CDS encoding GlsB/YeaQ/YmgE family stress response membrane protein, with protein MGIFELLILLIVAAICGGIGQSLAGYSRGGCLTSIALGFIGALLGSWMSKGLGLPELLTVQFGDQPFPILWSIIGASLFVAVLSLISFRGK; from the coding sequence ATGGGAATCTTTGAACTGCTCATATTGCTGATTGTCGCTGCCATTTGTGGAGGCATAGGACAATCTCTGGCAGGTTACTCTCGCGGGGGTTGCCTGACATCGATTGCACTCGGTTTCATCGGCGCATTACTGGGAAGCTGGATGTCAAAAGGGCTGGGACTACCGGAATTATTGACGGTTCAATTTGGCGATCAACCGTTTCCGATTCTATGGTCAATTATCGGGGCTTCGCTTTTTGTAGCTGTGCTCAGCCTGATCTCATTTCGAGGTAAATGA
- a CDS encoding YqaE/Pmp3 family membrane protein: protein MSTHVEHQVAPNQSVVADILRIVLAVLLPPVGVLLQVGLGMHFWLNIVLTLCGYIPGLVHAIWVIARK from the coding sequence ATGTCTACTCATGTCGAACACCAGGTTGCACCTAATCAATCAGTCGTTGCGGATATTCTCCGAATTGTACTCGCGGTTCTTCTGCCGCCGGTTGGCGTATTATTGCAGGTCGGGTTGGGAATGCATTTTTGGTTGAATATCGTTCTCACATTATGTGGCTACATTCCCGGGCTCGTTCACGCAATCTGGGTCATCGCCCGTAAATAA
- a CDS encoding TrkA C-terminal domain-containing protein, translated as MFAIVSLIVIVVVSIIVVRVATVALSLTGLSNQLARFQARSAFTSTGFTSSETEKVMRHPVRRKIIMTLMILGNAGIVTAISSLIVSFVGAESSGGLWLRIALLAAGLSSLWLLSYSDWVDRRMSEFIQRALQRWTDLEIRDYAGLLHLTGEYIVVELNVNANDWLAESSLNELKLNDEGVLVLGIEKEDASYIGAPRGDTRLEVNDRVLLYGKASVLKNLDERRRGAAGNWEHHKAVDDQKRSEEKEAVVS; from the coding sequence ATGTTTGCCATTGTTTCACTGATCGTAATCGTGGTGGTATCAATCATCGTTGTCAGAGTGGCAACTGTTGCGTTATCACTGACCGGGCTCTCAAATCAGTTGGCTCGTTTCCAGGCCAGATCTGCATTTACCAGTACCGGTTTTACGAGCAGTGAAACTGAAAAAGTGATGCGACACCCGGTTCGCCGAAAAATCATTATGACGTTAATGATTTTGGGAAACGCGGGAATCGTTACAGCAATTTCTTCATTGATCGTCTCCTTTGTCGGTGCTGAATCCAGTGGTGGCTTATGGCTCAGAATTGCCCTGCTGGCTGCCGGGTTGTCATCACTTTGGTTATTGTCCTACAGCGACTGGGTTGACCGTCGCATGTCAGAATTCATTCAACGTGCTCTACAGCGGTGGACTGATCTGGAAATTCGCGACTACGCTGGGCTCTTACACCTGACCGGGGAATACATCGTCGTCGAATTGAATGTAAATGCGAATGACTGGCTAGCCGAGTCGAGTTTAAACGAGTTAAAGCTCAATGATGAAGGTGTACTTGTTCTCGGGATTGAAAAAGAGGATGCGTCATATATCGGTGCACCGCGCGGCGATACGCGACTGGAAGTAAACGATCGGGTGTTGTTGTATGGCAAGGCCAGTGTCTTGAAAAACCTGGATGAGCGCCGGCGCGGTGCTGCCGGGAACTGGGAACACCATAAAGCCGTGGATGACCAGAAACGATCTGAAGAAAAGGAAGCTGTTGTCTCATAA
- a CDS encoding PRC-barrel domain-containing protein, giving the protein MKPVTVITGAIAISIGSVLLTGSGHAQNKSNIPKEGLSECPEKISQTLTKDCTFIRAGSVLTKGITNLQQQDVGEINDFVLDSKNGKIRYAAVTYSGFPGFGNKMFAVPFEALAVLPNNNHEHNHRFLLDVNQEQLDGATGFEQDHWPDFADQEFLNKLDRRYNVHRDQDVPPSNTVIRANQLLSLKVLNIEDHQIGKVEEIILDTAHRKARYIIVSLDHHTTNGNKLFAVPFQAFQMKFDLKNGNQQNLVLKMSNHQITKIQGFDRDHWPDFTDPVYRKSLIEQFLFVKKQTDQGVKVGIDS; this is encoded by the coding sequence ATGAAGCCCGTCACAGTGATCACTGGAGCGATCGCCATTAGTATCGGCTCAGTTTTATTGACCGGAAGCGGCCACGCACAGAACAAATCCAATATCCCTAAAGAGGGCCTTTCGGAATGTCCAGAAAAGATCAGTCAAACACTTACGAAAGACTGCACATTTATCAGGGCAGGATCAGTTTTGACCAAAGGGATTACAAATCTCCAACAACAGGATGTGGGAGAGATCAATGATTTCGTTCTTGATTCAAAGAACGGTAAAATTCGTTACGCTGCGGTAACCTATAGTGGTTTTCCAGGGTTCGGAAATAAAATGTTTGCCGTCCCCTTCGAGGCTTTAGCTGTTTTGCCGAATAATAATCACGAACATAATCATCGGTTTCTGCTGGATGTGAATCAGGAACAACTCGACGGAGCAACCGGATTTGAGCAGGATCATTGGCCAGATTTTGCAGACCAGGAATTCCTTAATAAACTCGATCGTCGCTACAACGTCCACCGTGACCAGGATGTCCCACCTTCAAATACAGTCATCCGGGCCAATCAGCTCTTAAGTTTAAAAGTACTTAATATAGAAGACCATCAAATTGGTAAGGTTGAAGAGATCATTCTAGATACGGCGCATCGCAAAGCACGTTATATCATTGTCTCTTTAGATCATCATACCACCAATGGAAACAAGCTTTTTGCAGTTCCTTTTCAGGCATTCCAGATGAAGTTCGACTTGAAAAATGGCAATCAGCAAAACCTGGTGTTGAAGATGTCTAATCACCAGATCACGAAGATTCAGGGATTTGACCGAGATCACTGGCCGGATTTTACAGATCCTGTTTACCGGAAATCACTCATCGAACAGTTCCTGTTTGTTAAAAAACAAACAGATCAGGGTGTGAAAGTGGGCATTGATAGCTGA
- a CDS encoding PAS domain S-box protein has translation MVPSSSNENIPNSALWASDEQLQKIIDSALDAVITMDMEGQVVDWNRRAEEIFGWSYDEAVGNPLVDLIIPEQYRLQHLDGLRLFKSTGKGRVINQKLELTALRRNGHEFPVELMVTKVDWKEQTIFNAFVRDVSDRKEAEQLIAREKLEAALLQQASFASSTSDALEDALRICVANLGEISGWPVGHAFLMNQNGTRLVSSRIWHFSNRDNFRSLDEASQQLSISRGEDLPGQVWQRGEPVWITDIEHDQSLQSPRDFSSLGVRSAFGFPVKLDGEVIAVVEFFNTRLTTPDLNLLALARGVGNLIRHVIERVQWQEERTRLAAIVESSGDAIIGKAPDGTITSWNKGAEEIYGWMADEVIGETVSVLLPPGMAREESEILEAMKTGRRLDQFQTRRVRKDGSIIDVSISVSPIRGMDNQIVGTSTIERDITARRRREEELSKARDEAEQATRTQSEFLANVSHELRTPMNAILGMLELTLQEDLTPLKRDYLQTAKDSADSLLLLVNDILDFSRLEAGRFELEPVAFNLRELIDEAIKTLSLRACEKGLEVICRIDRRVPGRVIGDPVRLRQILTNLAGNAIKFTEQGEVVVDVKFIEESVYSPADSRSAIEPIIGKHTEKQVLLEFSVSDTGIGIAPEDQERIFAPFAQADASTTRHYSGTGLGLAICHELISLMKGQMKLKSDLGQGSRFSFQVVFPVADPEEIDFPGEKSRVSELKDLPVLVVDDNQTNRVILEEMLSNWSMSPTPVESAKEALQHLNSIQETETEYPLVIVDALMPETDGFMLLEKAREEGLLDTATILMLSSADHQIFGERCQGLDISAFLEKPISQSDLLDAIMTALKGPQLERNGVVQINETKQTLRILVAEDTPANQKVITAILKKRGHQCVIANNGREAVEWVRNDTFDVVLMDVQMPTMDGLQATRMIREYEEEANEHIPIIAMTAYAMRGDRDKCISAGMDNYISKPIDAPKLIRLLERLASKYPRQSNLNSTITREESEPPADLSGRKSEQTLADSADIVSTQPVMDMKAALDRVGNDPDLLNSMVGYFFEDAPGLVQEISKQNQSGDADEVARAAHSLKGLCANFNADAAVGAAKVIEEMGLQGDLQGVPDAIPALELEIERLTSELTKWRSEL, from the coding sequence ATGGTTCCTTCCTCGTCGAATGAGAATATCCCCAATTCAGCACTCTGGGCTTCTGATGAACAATTGCAGAAGATTATCGATTCTGCTTTGGATGCTGTCATTACGATGGATATGGAAGGGCAGGTAGTTGACTGGAATCGACGTGCGGAAGAGATCTTTGGCTGGTCTTACGATGAAGCAGTGGGGAACCCTTTGGTTGATCTGATCATCCCGGAGCAGTATCGTCTGCAACACCTCGATGGTCTGAGACTTTTCAAATCGACAGGCAAGGGGCGAGTCATCAACCAGAAGCTGGAGCTAACCGCTCTCAGGCGGAATGGTCACGAGTTTCCTGTCGAACTGATGGTTACCAAAGTAGACTGGAAAGAGCAGACGATTTTTAATGCTTTCGTTCGCGATGTTTCTGATCGCAAAGAAGCAGAACAGTTAATTGCACGGGAAAAACTTGAGGCTGCGCTCCTGCAACAGGCCAGTTTTGCTTCATCGACTTCTGATGCACTGGAAGACGCCTTAAGAATCTGTGTAGCAAATCTCGGCGAAATTTCCGGCTGGCCAGTCGGGCATGCATTCCTCATGAATCAAAATGGAACCCGTCTTGTCTCTTCGCGGATCTGGCATTTTTCTAACCGAGATAATTTTCGATCTCTGGATGAGGCCTCCCAGCAACTCAGTATTTCTCGTGGTGAGGATTTGCCCGGACAAGTCTGGCAACGCGGCGAACCTGTCTGGATAACAGATATTGAGCATGATCAATCGCTCCAGTCCCCGCGCGACTTTTCCTCACTCGGGGTTCGATCTGCTTTCGGATTTCCCGTCAAGCTCGATGGCGAGGTTATCGCAGTCGTAGAATTCTTTAATACACGACTGACAACCCCTGATCTCAATCTTCTGGCACTTGCACGTGGCGTAGGAAATCTGATCCGCCATGTTATTGAACGTGTGCAATGGCAGGAAGAACGAACTCGTCTGGCCGCGATCGTGGAGTCTTCAGGGGACGCCATCATCGGCAAGGCGCCTGATGGTACAATCACCTCTTGGAATAAAGGGGCCGAGGAAATCTATGGTTGGATGGCGGATGAAGTTATCGGCGAGACGGTGTCAGTCTTATTGCCCCCCGGGATGGCTCGTGAGGAATCAGAGATTCTGGAAGCGATGAAGACGGGACGTCGTCTGGATCAATTTCAGACACGACGGGTGAGAAAAGATGGTTCGATTATCGATGTTTCCATATCCGTTTCACCAATCCGTGGGATGGATAACCAGATTGTAGGAACTTCGACGATTGAACGAGATATCACAGCCCGTCGACGACGTGAAGAGGAGCTCAGCAAGGCACGCGATGAAGCAGAGCAGGCAACCCGGACACAAAGCGAGTTTCTGGCTAACGTCAGTCACGAGCTGAGAACACCCATGAACGCGATTCTGGGAATGCTTGAACTGACTCTTCAGGAAGACTTAACTCCGTTGAAACGGGACTACCTGCAGACAGCAAAAGACTCCGCCGATTCACTGTTGCTCCTGGTAAATGATATTCTGGATTTCTCACGTCTTGAGGCGGGGCGTTTTGAACTGGAGCCTGTTGCCTTCAATTTGAGAGAACTTATCGATGAGGCAATCAAAACGCTCTCTCTCCGTGCCTGTGAAAAAGGGCTGGAAGTAATCTGTCGCATTGATCGGCGTGTGCCGGGGCGCGTCATTGGAGATCCGGTCAGGCTGAGACAGATTTTAACCAACCTGGCTGGTAACGCGATCAAATTTACCGAACAGGGTGAAGTCGTTGTTGATGTCAAGTTTATCGAAGAATCAGTCTATTCTCCTGCAGACAGTCGATCTGCTATTGAACCGATCATCGGGAAGCATACTGAGAAACAGGTGCTTCTGGAATTTAGTGTATCGGATACCGGCATAGGTATCGCACCGGAAGATCAGGAGCGGATCTTTGCTCCATTTGCTCAAGCGGATGCTTCTACAACCAGACATTATTCAGGAACTGGATTAGGACTGGCAATTTGTCACGAACTGATCAGCCTCATGAAAGGCCAGATGAAACTGAAAAGCGATCTGGGACAAGGTAGCCGGTTTTCATTTCAGGTCGTATTCCCGGTTGCTGATCCGGAAGAAATAGATTTCCCAGGAGAGAAGTCGCGAGTATCTGAGTTAAAAGATCTTCCCGTACTGGTGGTAGACGACAACCAGACAAATCGTGTTATTTTAGAAGAGATGTTGTCTAACTGGTCAATGTCTCCCACCCCTGTAGAATCAGCGAAAGAAGCATTACAACATCTCAACTCAATCCAGGAAACGGAGACAGAGTATCCTCTGGTCATCGTTGATGCGCTGATGCCCGAAACCGATGGCTTTATGCTGCTTGAGAAAGCTCGGGAAGAGGGGCTGCTTGATACGGCTACAATTTTGATGCTTTCATCAGCAGATCATCAGATATTCGGAGAGCGGTGTCAGGGCCTCGACATCTCGGCTTTTCTGGAGAAGCCGATTTCCCAGTCTGATTTACTCGATGCCATTATGACGGCATTGAAAGGACCTCAACTGGAGAGAAATGGAGTTGTCCAGATTAACGAGACCAAACAGACACTGCGAATCCTGGTAGCGGAAGATACACCTGCTAATCAGAAAGTGATCACAGCAATTTTGAAGAAGAGGGGGCACCAGTGTGTCATCGCCAATAACGGGCGCGAGGCTGTGGAATGGGTGCGCAATGATACGTTCGACGTCGTACTAATGGATGTGCAGATGCCAACCATGGATGGTCTGCAGGCGACAAGAATGATTCGCGAATATGAAGAGGAGGCCAATGAGCATATCCCCATTATCGCGATGACTGCTTACGCTATGCGGGGAGATCGTGATAAGTGCATCTCTGCGGGGATGGATAATTATATCTCGAAGCCGATCGATGCCCCCAAGCTCATCAGGTTGTTGGAACGTCTGGCATCGAAATACCCGCGCCAGTCTAATTTAAACTCTACGATTACCAGAGAAGAATCAGAACCTCCCGCTGATCTATCAGGCAGGAAATCGGAACAGACTCTGGCTGATTCCGCAGATATAGTTTCAACTCAGCCTGTAATGGATATGAAGGCTGCGCTGGACCGTGTGGGCAATGATCCCGATCTACTCAACTCGATGGTCGGATATTTTTTTGAGGATGCACCTGGCTTGGTTCAAGAGATTTCGAAGCAGAATCAGTCAGGAGATGCTGATGAAGTCGCGCGTGCAGCACATAGCCTTAAAGGGCTCTGCGCCAACTTCAACGCAGATGCGGCAGTAGGGGCTGCGAAGGTGATCGAAGAGATGGGACTTCAAGGAGATTTGCAGGGGGTTCCCGATGCAATTCCTGCCTTGGAATTAGAAATTGAACGTCTCACCAGCGAATTGACGAAATGGCGATCAGAACTCTGA
- a CDS encoding CsbD family protein, translated as MNNDIFQGKWKQIKGQAKQKWGELTDDELDQIDGKRDELVGKIQEHYGIAKDEAEEQVNQFESSCHC; from the coding sequence ATGAATAACGATATTTTTCAAGGAAAATGGAAACAGATCAAAGGTCAGGCCAAACAGAAATGGGGCGAACTGACTGATGACGAACTCGATCAGATCGATGGAAAACGAGATGAACTGGTCGGCAAAATCCAGGAGCACTACGGCATCGCAAAAGATGAAGCCGAAGAGCAGGTAAATCAGTTTGAATCGTCATGTCACTGCTGA
- a CDS encoding PRC-barrel domain-containing protein: protein MFRSTNELNGYHVLATDGECGTVKDFLFDDESKIVRYLVVDTGNWLPGRKVLVSPVAIDQPNLDTRELPTVLSKDNIETSPTLENDLPVSRQKEVALSSHFNWPMYWGHSDSGLDHHSSQTQLVELDGNPHLRSVKEVIGYHIQCMEGTLGHIDDLIVDTESWTMRYLVIDTQNWLPGKKVIIAFDWITHFTWEDKKAHVDLTEEQVRDAPVYDPRLPVNRAYEVQLYDFYGRPTYW, encoded by the coding sequence ATGTTTCGCAGTACCAATGAACTTAATGGATATCATGTGCTGGCCACAGATGGCGAGTGCGGTACCGTTAAAGATTTTCTTTTTGATGATGAGTCTAAAATCGTCCGTTATCTGGTAGTCGACACGGGAAACTGGCTGCCGGGGCGTAAAGTGCTGGTTTCACCAGTTGCCATTGATCAGCCAAATCTTGATACACGTGAATTACCGACAGTCTTATCCAAGGATAATATTGAGACTTCTCCGACCTTGGAGAACGACCTTCCTGTGTCCAGGCAAAAGGAAGTTGCACTCTCGTCTCACTTCAACTGGCCTATGTACTGGGGGCATTCCGATTCCGGTCTGGATCATCACTCATCTCAAACACAGTTAGTGGAGTTGGACGGAAATCCTCACCTACGTAGCGTAAAAGAGGTTATTGGTTATCACATTCAGTGTATGGAAGGAACGTTAGGACATATAGATGACCTGATTGTAGATACCGAAAGCTGGACCATGCGGTATCTGGTGATTGACACCCAAAACTGGCTGCCTGGTAAAAAAGTAATTATCGCATTCGACTGGATCACGCATTTCACGTGGGAGGATAAAAAAGCTCACGTCGATCTGACTGAAGAACAGGTTAGAGATGCGCCGGTTTATGATCCGCGACTACCTGTCAACCGTGCTTATGAAGTTCAACTTTATGACTTTTATGGAAGACCCACTTACTGGTGA